One genomic window of Muntiacus reevesi chromosome 4, mMunRee1.1, whole genome shotgun sequence includes the following:
- the WNT5A gene encoding protein Wnt-5a isoform X1, translating into MKKSIGILSPGVAWGTAGRAMSSKFFLMALAIFLSFAQVVIEANSWWSLGMNNPVQMSEVYIIGAQPLCSQLAGLSQGQKKLCHLYQDHMQYIGEGAKTGIKECQYQFRHRRWNCSTVDNTSVFGRVMQIGSRETAFTYAVSAAGVVNAMSRACREGELSTCGCSRAARPKDLPRDWLWGGCGDNIDYGYRFAKEFVDARERERIHAKGSYESARILMNLHNNEAGRRTVYSLADVACKCHGVSGSCSLKTCWLQLADFRKVGDALKEKYDSAAAMRLNSRGKLVQVNSRFNSPTTQDLVYIDPSPDYCVRNESTGSLGTQGRLCNKTSEGMDGCELMCCGRGYDQFKTVQTERCHCKFHWCCYVKCKKCTEIVDQFVCK; encoded by the exons ATGAAG AAGTCGATTGGAATATTAAGCCCAGGAGTTGCTTGGGGGACGGCTGGAAGGGCAATGTCTTCCAAGTTCTTCCTAATGGCTTTGGCCATATTTCTCTCCTTCGCCCAGGTTGTAATAGAAGCTAATTCTTGGTG GTCGCTAGGTATGAATAACCCTGTTCAGATGTCAGAAGTATATATCATAGGAGCGCAGCCTCTCTGCAGCCAACTGGCAGGActttcccaaggacagaagaaacTCTGCCACTTGTATCAGGACCACATGCAGTACATCGGAGAGGGCGCCAAGACGGGCATCAAGGAGTGCCAGTATCAGTTCCGACACCGGCGGTGGAACTGCAGCACCGTGGATAACACCTCTGTCTTCGGCAGGGTCATGCAGATCG GCAGCCGCGAGACGGCCTTCACGTACGCGGTGAGCGCCGCGGGGGTGGTCAACGCCATGAGCCGCGCCTGCCGCGAGGGCGAGCTGTCCACCTGCGGCTGCAGCCGCGCCGCGCGCCCCAAGGACCTGCCGCGGGACTGGCTGTGGGGCGGCTGCGGCGACAACATCGACTACGGCTACCGCTTCGCCAAGGAGTTCGTGGACGCCCGCGAGCGGGAGCGCATCCACGCCAAGGGCTCCTACGAGAGCGCGCGCATCCTGATGAACCTGCACAACAACGAGGCCGGCCGCCGG ACGGTGTACAGCCTGGCCGACGTGGCCTGCAAGTGCCACGGGGTGTCGGGCTCCTGCAGCCTCAAGACGTGCTGGCTGCAGCTGGCCGACTTCCGCAAGGTGGGCGACGCCCTGAAGGAGAAGTACGACAGCGCGGCGGCCATGCGGCTCAACAGCCGGGGCAAGCTGGTGCAGGTCAACAGCCGCTTCAACTCGCCCACCACCCAGGACCTGGTCTACATCGACCCCAGCCCCGACTACTGCGTGCGCAACGAGAGCACCGGCTCGCTGGGCACGCAGGGCCGCCTGTGCAACAAGACGTCGGAGGGCATGGACGGCTGCGAGCTCATGTGCTGTGGCCGCGGCTACGACCAGTTCAAGACGGTGCAGACCGAGCGCTGCCACTGCAAGTTCCACTGGTGCTGCTACGTCAAGTGCAAGAAGTGCACGGAGATCGTGGACCAGTTCGTCTGCAAGTAG
- the WNT5A gene encoding protein Wnt-5a isoform X2, translated as MSSKFFLMALAIFLSFAQVVIEANSWWSLGMNNPVQMSEVYIIGAQPLCSQLAGLSQGQKKLCHLYQDHMQYIGEGAKTGIKECQYQFRHRRWNCSTVDNTSVFGRVMQIGSRETAFTYAVSAAGVVNAMSRACREGELSTCGCSRAARPKDLPRDWLWGGCGDNIDYGYRFAKEFVDARERERIHAKGSYESARILMNLHNNEAGRRTVYSLADVACKCHGVSGSCSLKTCWLQLADFRKVGDALKEKYDSAAAMRLNSRGKLVQVNSRFNSPTTQDLVYIDPSPDYCVRNESTGSLGTQGRLCNKTSEGMDGCELMCCGRGYDQFKTVQTERCHCKFHWCCYVKCKKCTEIVDQFVCK; from the exons ATGTCTTCCAAGTTCTTCCTAATGGCTTTGGCCATATTTCTCTCCTTCGCCCAGGTTGTAATAGAAGCTAATTCTTGGTG GTCGCTAGGTATGAATAACCCTGTTCAGATGTCAGAAGTATATATCATAGGAGCGCAGCCTCTCTGCAGCCAACTGGCAGGActttcccaaggacagaagaaacTCTGCCACTTGTATCAGGACCACATGCAGTACATCGGAGAGGGCGCCAAGACGGGCATCAAGGAGTGCCAGTATCAGTTCCGACACCGGCGGTGGAACTGCAGCACCGTGGATAACACCTCTGTCTTCGGCAGGGTCATGCAGATCG GCAGCCGCGAGACGGCCTTCACGTACGCGGTGAGCGCCGCGGGGGTGGTCAACGCCATGAGCCGCGCCTGCCGCGAGGGCGAGCTGTCCACCTGCGGCTGCAGCCGCGCCGCGCGCCCCAAGGACCTGCCGCGGGACTGGCTGTGGGGCGGCTGCGGCGACAACATCGACTACGGCTACCGCTTCGCCAAGGAGTTCGTGGACGCCCGCGAGCGGGAGCGCATCCACGCCAAGGGCTCCTACGAGAGCGCGCGCATCCTGATGAACCTGCACAACAACGAGGCCGGCCGCCGG ACGGTGTACAGCCTGGCCGACGTGGCCTGCAAGTGCCACGGGGTGTCGGGCTCCTGCAGCCTCAAGACGTGCTGGCTGCAGCTGGCCGACTTCCGCAAGGTGGGCGACGCCCTGAAGGAGAAGTACGACAGCGCGGCGGCCATGCGGCTCAACAGCCGGGGCAAGCTGGTGCAGGTCAACAGCCGCTTCAACTCGCCCACCACCCAGGACCTGGTCTACATCGACCCCAGCCCCGACTACTGCGTGCGCAACGAGAGCACCGGCTCGCTGGGCACGCAGGGCCGCCTGTGCAACAAGACGTCGGAGGGCATGGACGGCTGCGAGCTCATGTGCTGTGGCCGCGGCTACGACCAGTTCAAGACGGTGCAGACCGAGCGCTGCCACTGCAAGTTCCACTGGTGCTGCTACGTCAAGTGCAAGAAGTGCACGGAGATCGTGGACCAGTTCGTCTGCAAGTAG